In Paramormyrops kingsleyae isolate MSU_618 chromosome 13, PKINGS_0.4, whole genome shotgun sequence, a single window of DNA contains:
- the LOC111857432 gene encoding cytoplasmic dynein 1 light intermediate chain 2-like isoform X1 — protein MGCGGWEEPDRNAEVHIAGVLGRPVAASLCGCRNKMAPVITKKPFCTAGATDRKENNNEDEEGQNLWHSILSDVSTRSSSKLPSGKNILVFGEDGSGKTTLMAKLQGAEHNKKGRGLEYLYLNVHDEDRDDLTRCNVWILDGDLYHKGLLKFAASAESLRDTLAMFVVDMSRPWNIMESLQKWASVLRDQVDKLRIPPEELKELEQKLVKDFQEYTGPEEAPLGSPQRRIPSSGTDETVVLPLGENVLTHNLGVPVLVVCTKCDTVSVLEKEHDYREEHFDFIQSHIRRFCLRYGAALIYTSVKEEKNLDLLYKYIVHRLYGFQFSTPALVVEKDAVFIPTGWDNEKKIGILHENFNMVKVDDPFEDFIVKPPVRKLVHDKEVNAEDDQVFLMKQQSLLAKQPATLTRGTESPARPVSTSPRPAGWAGPANVASVSPMTTVKKPDPNMKGAAANEGVLANFFNSLLSKKTGSPGSPGAGGGAVQSSVKKTGQKPVLTDVQAELDRMTRKPDSMVTANTTAENEA, from the exons ATGGGATGCGGCGGCTGGGAGGAGCCTGACAGAAATGCTGAAGTGCACATTGCCGGGGTCCTTGGGCGCCCAGTTGCCGCCTCTCTTTGTGGATGCAGAAACAAAATGGCGCCCGTAATAACGAAGAAACCGTTCTGCACTGCTGGGGCTACAGATAGGAAGGAAAATAACAACGAAGACGAGGAAGGGCAGAACCTATG GCACTCCATTCTCAGCGACGTCTCTACCCGCTCCAGCTCGAAATTACCATCTGGGAAAAATATTTTAGTTTTCG GAGAAGATGGTTCAGGAAAGACAACCCTTATGGCAAAACTCCAGGGTGCCGAGCACAATAAAAAAGGAAGAGGACTTGAGTACTTGTACCTGAATGTCCACGATGAAGACAGAGATG ATCTGACGCGTTGTAATGTGTGGATCTTGGATGGTGACCTCTATCATAAAGGTCTGTTGAAATTTGCTGCATCAGCGGAGTCCTTGAGGGACACCCTGGCCATGTTTGTGGTGGATATGTCTCGCCCATGGAACATCATGGAGTCCCTTCAGAAGTGGGCCAGTGTCCTCCGTGACCAGGTGGACAAGCTCAGGATCCCACCAGAGGAGCTGAAGGAGCTGGAACAGAAGT TGGTGAAGGACTTTCAGGAGTACACAGGACCTGAGGAGGCCCCCCTAGGCTCGCCACAGAGACGGATCCCTTCCAGCGGGACAGATGAGACAGTGGTGTTGCCACTAGGGGAGAATGTATTAACGCACAATCTGGGTGTTCCTGTGCTAGTAGTTTGCACAAAG TGTGACACAGTGAGTGTTTTGGAGAAGGAGCATGACTACAGAGAGGAGCACTTTGACTTCATTCAGTCCCACATTCGACGTTTCTGCCTTCGCT ACGGAGCTGCCTTGATTTATACTTCTGTCAAAGAGGAGAAGAACCTAGACCTTCTCTATAAATATATTGTCCACAGACTATATGGCTTCCAGTTCTCCACACCTGCTTTGGTGGTGGAGAAGGATGCTGTCTTCAT TCCAACTGGTTGGGATAATGAGAAGAAAATCGGTATTTTGCATGAAAATTTCAACATGGTTAAAGTGGATGATCCCTTTGAAGATTTTATTGTGAAACCTCCAGTCAGAAAG TTGGTTCATGATAAAGAGGTGAATGCAGAAGATGACCAGGTATTCCTCATGAAGCAGCAG TCGCTATTGGCAAAACAGCCGGCCACTCTAACAAGAGGAACG GAATCGCCCGCTCGACCTGTGTCAACGTCACCCCGGCCCGCCGGTTGGGCAGGACCTGCCAACGTTGCCAGTGTTTCGCCCATGACGACTGTCAAAAAACCTGACCCAAATATGAAAG GTGCTGCTGCAAATGAGGGTGTCCTGGCCAACTTCTTCAACAGCCTGCTGAGTAAGAAGACTGGGTCCCCTGGAAGCCCTGGTGCTGGTGGGGGAGCCGTCCAGAGCTCAGTCAAGAAAACCG GGCAGAAGCCAGTTTTGACTGATGTTCAGGCAGAGTTGGACAGAATGACTCGCAAACCAGACTCCATGGTAACGGCTAACACAACAGCGGAGAATGAGGCGTGA
- the LOC111857434 gene encoding uncharacterized protein, translated as MGGKLTKRKKGYNVNDPKDQKEEAAGRHTGKQNEEDTSMTFKLKSESEASGSSSTVVDTTAVEKAAVEANRTSQETNPPEEAAPDASPKEVEEASAGGETAPLTVNEEPKAAEASAATELSSQAKNPGPEVSGTNEKEVFAEPQQSSESSPPESQDVQSRPEAAGGSITSATDVTIEESQDSENEIFAKATEKKISCTESTAQDPDPGSVNQVQRDSADLEQPGTSSTAINLISKPDLESPKDPTTLAVAPEISLGECRSSALDDPSEISAMATDTSVHHKPCVPELESTSQGLRVPEDATVDSKVSEVVEAEGNPVPEEAENIQEAPIFQVSPTLDKAEGQSESTKDTETEATLTANGTPQTAVSESCTPVDEKMEETGMLENVVNSPTEGSSEAGENHLYDHSEGASTEAIITASPSEDIALGVKVKHENGEVEDVRCSTPELSSPCLEQADKPAADKPTKIQQECVGGISKYLENSNEAEDGEILQETLGVPDASQALELV; from the coding sequence ATGGGAGGTAAGCTGACCAAGAGGAAGAAGGGCTACAATGTGAATGACCCAAAAGACCAGAAGGAGGAGGCTGCAGGGAGACACACCGGGAAGCAAAATGAGGAAGACACTTCAATGACATTTAAACTAAAGTCAGAGTCTGAAGCTTCAGGTTCTTCCAGCACCGTCGTGGATACTACTGCAGTTGAGAAAGCTGCAGTGGAGGCTAACAGAACATCACAGGAAACAAATCCACCAGAAGAGGCAGCTCCTGATGCATCTCCAAAGGAAGTAGAGGAAGCATCAGCAGGAGGAGAAACTGCACCCCTCACAGTAAATGAAGAGCCAAAGGCTGCAGAAGCATCTGCAGCAACTGAACTGAGCTCTCAGGCCAAGAATCCAGGACCAGAGGTCTCCGGGACAAACGAGAAAGAAGTTTTTGCTGAACCTCAACAATCAAGTGAGTCATCTCCACCAGAAAGTCAAGATGTCCAAAGCAGACCTGAGGCAGCAGGAGGCTCCATCACATCAGCAACGGACGTGACAATCGAAGAATCCCAGGATTCTGAGAATGAAATTTTTGCAAAAGCCACAGAAAAAAAGATATCATGCACTGAGTCAACAGCACAGGACCCAGACCCAGGGTCTGTTAACCAGGTACAAAGAGATTCTGCTGACCTGGAACAGCCTGGAACATCCAGCACTGCAATCAACTTGATTTCCAAGCCAGATTTAGAATCACCCAAAGATCccacaacattggctgtagctcCAGAAATTAGTCTGGGAGAATGTCGTTCATCTGCCCTTGATGATCCCTCCGAGATTTCAGCAATGGCCACGGATACGTCAGTGCACCACAAACCCTGTGTTCCAGAATTGGAAAGCACTTCCCAAGGCTTGCGTGTTCCTGAAGATGCTACTGTTGATTCCAAAGTAAGTGAGGTGGTAGAGGCTGAAGGAAACCCAGTACCAGAGGAAGCAGAGAATATACAGGAGGCTCCCATTTTCCAAGTCAGTCCAACACTTGACAAGGCCGAAGGTCAAAGCGAAAGCACTAAAGACACTGAGACAGAAGCCACCTTAACAGCCAATGGTACTCCTCAGACCGCTGTTTCCGAGTCATGTACCCCTGTTGATGAAAAGATGGAGGAAACAGGTATGCTGGAAAACGTGGTCAATAGTCCCACAGAGGGGagctctgaagcaggtgaaaACCACCTGTATGATCATTCAGAAGGGGCGAGCACAGAGGCCATAATCACAGCTAGTCCTTCTGAGGACATAGCTCTGGGTGTGAAGGTGAAGCATGAGAACGGTGAGGTAGAGGACGTCAGGTGCTCCACGCCTGAGCTAAGCAGCCCGTGTCTGGAACAGGCTGACAAGCCAGCTGCTGACAAACCCACCAAAATACAGCAGGAGTGTGTTGGCGGCATCAGCAAGTACCTCGAAAACTCAAATGAGGCCGAGGATGGTGAAATCctgcaggagacactgggagtTCCTGATGCTTCTCAGGCCCTTGAGCTCGTTTGA
- the LOC111857432 gene encoding cytoplasmic dynein 1 light intermediate chain 2-like isoform X2: protein MGCGGWEEPDRNAEVHIAGVLGRPVAASLCGCRNKMAPVITKKPFCTAGATDRKENNNEDEEGQNLWHSILSDVSTRSSSKLPSGKNILVFGEDGSGKTTLMAKLQGAEHNKKGRGLEYLYLNVHDEDRDDLTRCNVWILDGDLYHKGLLKFAASAESLRDTLAMFVVDMSRPWNIMESLQKWASVLRDQVDKLRIPPEELKELEQKLVKDFQEYTGPEEAPLGSPQRRIPSSGTDETVVLPLGENVLTHNLGVPVLVVCTKCDTVSVLEKEHDYREEHFDFIQSHIRRFCLRYGAALIYTSVKEEKNLDLLYKYIVHRLYGFQFSTPALVVEKDAVFIPTGWDNEKKIGILHENFNMVKVDDPFEDFIVKPPVRKLVHDKEVNAEDDQVFLMKQQSLLAKQPATLTRGTESPARPVSTSPRPAGWAGPANVASVSPMTTVKKPDPNMKGAAANEGVLANFFNSLLSKKTGSPGSPGAGGGAVQSSVKKTEASFD from the exons ATGGGATGCGGCGGCTGGGAGGAGCCTGACAGAAATGCTGAAGTGCACATTGCCGGGGTCCTTGGGCGCCCAGTTGCCGCCTCTCTTTGTGGATGCAGAAACAAAATGGCGCCCGTAATAACGAAGAAACCGTTCTGCACTGCTGGGGCTACAGATAGGAAGGAAAATAACAACGAAGACGAGGAAGGGCAGAACCTATG GCACTCCATTCTCAGCGACGTCTCTACCCGCTCCAGCTCGAAATTACCATCTGGGAAAAATATTTTAGTTTTCG GAGAAGATGGTTCAGGAAAGACAACCCTTATGGCAAAACTCCAGGGTGCCGAGCACAATAAAAAAGGAAGAGGACTTGAGTACTTGTACCTGAATGTCCACGATGAAGACAGAGATG ATCTGACGCGTTGTAATGTGTGGATCTTGGATGGTGACCTCTATCATAAAGGTCTGTTGAAATTTGCTGCATCAGCGGAGTCCTTGAGGGACACCCTGGCCATGTTTGTGGTGGATATGTCTCGCCCATGGAACATCATGGAGTCCCTTCAGAAGTGGGCCAGTGTCCTCCGTGACCAGGTGGACAAGCTCAGGATCCCACCAGAGGAGCTGAAGGAGCTGGAACAGAAGT TGGTGAAGGACTTTCAGGAGTACACAGGACCTGAGGAGGCCCCCCTAGGCTCGCCACAGAGACGGATCCCTTCCAGCGGGACAGATGAGACAGTGGTGTTGCCACTAGGGGAGAATGTATTAACGCACAATCTGGGTGTTCCTGTGCTAGTAGTTTGCACAAAG TGTGACACAGTGAGTGTTTTGGAGAAGGAGCATGACTACAGAGAGGAGCACTTTGACTTCATTCAGTCCCACATTCGACGTTTCTGCCTTCGCT ACGGAGCTGCCTTGATTTATACTTCTGTCAAAGAGGAGAAGAACCTAGACCTTCTCTATAAATATATTGTCCACAGACTATATGGCTTCCAGTTCTCCACACCTGCTTTGGTGGTGGAGAAGGATGCTGTCTTCAT TCCAACTGGTTGGGATAATGAGAAGAAAATCGGTATTTTGCATGAAAATTTCAACATGGTTAAAGTGGATGATCCCTTTGAAGATTTTATTGTGAAACCTCCAGTCAGAAAG TTGGTTCATGATAAAGAGGTGAATGCAGAAGATGACCAGGTATTCCTCATGAAGCAGCAG TCGCTATTGGCAAAACAGCCGGCCACTCTAACAAGAGGAACG GAATCGCCCGCTCGACCTGTGTCAACGTCACCCCGGCCCGCCGGTTGGGCAGGACCTGCCAACGTTGCCAGTGTTTCGCCCATGACGACTGTCAAAAAACCTGACCCAAATATGAAAG GTGCTGCTGCAAATGAGGGTGTCCTGGCCAACTTCTTCAACAGCCTGCTGAGTAAGAAGACTGGGTCCCCTGGAAGCCCTGGTGCTGGTGGGGGAGCCGTCCAGAGCTCAGTCAAGAAAACCG AAGCCAGTTTTGACTGA